From the genome of Anopheles funestus chromosome 2RL, idAnoFuneDA-416_04, whole genome shotgun sequence:
TGTCCAGCTGGAAGAAAGCAGCAAAATCGAACCAGAAAGTGCACCGGGAGCGTGCCCAGCCCTCTGCTCGCCAGCATCTTGGGCTGCTCGAGAAAAAGAAGGATTACAAGCAACGTGCGCGGGATCACAATGAGAAGGAAGCCACGCTGAAGTTGTTACGGAAGCGAGCACTGAACAAGAATCCCGATGAATTCTATCACCACATGATCAACTCGAAGATACATCGAGGCGAACATCGTGAAATTGAAAAGGGCGACGAGTTTACGAAAGATCAGATCAAACTAATGCAAACGCAGGATCTGAAGTATGTCACAATGAAGCGCACGATGGAGGCAAACAAAATTCGTCGCTTGCAAGGACAGCTGCACATGACCGACGTGGTAAACGAAACACCCAGTAagcacattttcttcgtggaggACGAACAGGAAGCGAACGAGTTTGATCTTGCCAAACGGCTCGACACTCATCCGGATTTAATCGGGCGCCGCTCAAACCGACCCCGTCTAAAGGATTTGGAAAAACTGAAACTGGCCACCGTCAGTGCGGCAAAAATTGAAAGCATCAACCACGAACGTAAACTATCGTACGCAGAGTTGATGCGACGCATAGACCGTGAAAAGGATCTAACGGTTGTACAGAAAACGTTCGAAATTAAGCGTATATTGAAGCAGAAGCGAGCTTTGAAGCCAAAATTGGTTGCTAAGGGCACGCCTCATCAGGCACCACAGTTCAAGTTTAAGTTTGAAAGAAAACGGTGAAATGGAGTTGTCATCAATGGTACTATAATAAAACCGTAAGCTATTTTCCAATctttatataaaacaaaaaaatgcacaaaataGAATAATTGTTAGAAACCTCATCcctaattcaattaaaaaaagtataactgTAAGGCTACTATCATTATTCAGCTGCTTTCGCGCAGCCCAAACTTGATTATCAAAAGGAAATTGTTAACAGTTGTCCCATTACTAAGAAAAACCCTGTCAGTAAGTAAAACACAATCCTCTGCAAAATCGATCAATCGAAATCAACATCATAATTATGGTTCTCGTACTGGATATTGGTACTAACTGGGGAGCCTTCGTTGACGAGTGCCGCAAGTTCGGACGCATCGTACCCGAGCAGCTCGCGCAAATCGCACACGAATTTATACACGAACCTCTTCCCGTGCACCTTCGAAATCATATCTCCGTCGTAATAGTAGCGCAAAGCGCGGGACAGCTTCTCGTAGTTCATCGTCGGTTTGTTCTTACGTTCGCCCCACAGCTGTGCCACTAGTTCCGGATTGCACAACTTGAACTCCCCGTCGGTACCTGCGTGAATAGAACAgacaaatggtttaaaaaaaatcaagaacgAGAGTTTAAACGGCTATAAGCACATACCCATCCATTGAATAATCGCACGGTGTTCCCGGTCTGTAAGAATTTCCAGTAAAAACTGCCACAGCTGGATCTGTCCGTTATTCCCAGTTCGATTGCCACAGTAGCTAAAGTCATCTGtaagcgaaagaaaagaatttcCTGTTAGTATCGATTCGTTTTTCTGCAGACGCAAACTATTGTTTACAACCGTTTTTGCTGCCTATATTAACTTTCGGTATTTTCCTGCGAATGGTCATTTCAACGAGCTTTTCGCCTTCGATTGGTTTCTGTAGCGCGGCAACAATCTTGTGACGTCGAAGCAGCTCTAAATGCATCCAGAACAAACCGCCCGGATCGTTCGGCGCTTTCAGCTTGAACTCGTCCGAATCCAACTCGCACAACTCTTTGCCGCTGATGCTCCAGTCCTGTAGCTTAATGCCATTCAGATTAAACGTCCGTACCGCCCATTGGATCCAGTGCTTCACCTGGGCCACCGTCCACTCTAACGGATCGTCCGGAATGTTTAAACGCTGCTGGTCACGTTTAAACGCACTGTCGTAAACCCATGGCAGGGCGGCCAACGGTTCATCGCCGATCTCTCCATCTGATTCATCACAATCATCCATTGAATGGTCCGCGAAACCATGAACTTCTTCCTTGATTGCAGGTATAAGCTTCCCGACCATTTCGTTTGCCTGACGCTCCCTTTCGTTCCGGCGCTCTTTTTCGCGTTCCTTTTCGCGCTCCTCCACACTAACCGAGTCTATGATGGCAGCAACGGCAATGGCCGTTTCGTGTGATTCATTTGTCTGGTTCGTCTTAGAGGATGCATCCGTTCCGTTGAGACTGTCCGCAACAGTGCGCTTGTCTAATTCCGCTTCCGCCGCGGCGATAGCTTCAGCTGCAGCCGCTTCCTCTTCCGCCGCTCGCTTGGCCGCTGCAGCAGCTTCCGCTTCCTTGGCCGCTTGTTCGATTTCGCGCTGGTACGTTTCAAGTACCTCGTCCGTCGGTTTTAATACATCCGCAATGTTTATGCGTCGCTTGTTCGGTTGCACCTGGACGTTGATCTGCACCAGCCCTTCGCCCTGCACACACTGGTCGACCAGGTTCTTGTGTGATTCGAGCATCGTGGAACCTTGCAGCCAGAACTCGTAGTGTCTCAGCGAAAGACCAATCCGCCGTTCGACCAGCCCCCGTAGGGTGGACAGATTTTCGCGCAAATCCATATGCACCACGATCacgtcgtcgtcatcatcgccCAGAAACAGGTCATTTTCGGTCGGCAGGAAATCTGCACTGGACATCATCAAGCCATCGTCCCCGAGAGGAAGTGGCAAATCCGGCACTTCCAGCTTTATGTTGAGCGGATCCATCGAACGAAGCAACCAACTATACACTAATATAACAACTATACACTTCTGTACTGCAATAAATGTGCTTTCTTTACGAGCcgattgttttcatttgtgacaccaaacaaaaaaacctgttttgcgTGAACTGTCAGCCGGAACTGCCAAACGTCAAGCGATCATATCAACAAAATGTTGGAtcgttccgtttgttttgtgtcgtCTTTAGAGAGCTAAGTTTTTGTAAAGTAAACCCTTCGATTAAGCCTTGTCCATTTAGGTATGGTAATCGTGTACTGCTTTGTCGTTATAAAATGTCCACCGGTGTAAAGGCAACCAACGTCGGGGAAGTTCTACCGAACGACGAAGATTTAGGACGGCGAAACTGCCGTTGGAGAGAGCTCGTACAGGTGCGTAAACCGTAACAATGTACCGTGTCGAATATTGATTAATTGtgcatttcatttccttcgtagaaatatgaaaattcaACCCAACACCAGTCGGATCACAGTATGGACATCGACACGGCCATGGTGATGCTCGATCAGGAAATGAGCGACGAAAGCTCGGTCAGTGATGTTATTGAGGCTTCGTCCGAGGAGCAAAGCACCGAAGAGAACCCAGAGGAAATTAAGCGACAGCTCAAAGTGGCGGTTCCATTGCGCAAACAAGCGTGGGAAGCGAATGGATTGAAAGAAATTCTAGACGATAACGAGTTCCGTATGCTAAGCCACGAGAAGGTAGAGAACTGGCTGCGAAATCACATGCACAGCATCACCGGCCACTACAATGTACATTACCAAACGGAGCAGGTTACTACGGTAACGGAAACGCAAATGGATGCGGACGCAGATTCACTCTATTCCGTCGACACGGCACAATACATCCGTTCGAATAAGCAGATTAGCAATAAGCTCAAAGTGACCACCATGATCAAACAGTACTCGGTAACGAGTTCCGTGCGCCGTCTTACCAGCCTAGGGCTCATACACGATGAACAAAAAGCCGATACGGAATTCCCATGTTTGTCTCTCCCACTGCCTCGAACCCTTACCAAATCGGACAGTGCGTGTGATGTTCAGAAGGCATTACCACAGTATACCTACGCGCAAAGGTGGACGATCGCTGCCGATAAACACCAGCGTCAGTCCGTGGAGCCGTCGAAAGAGCCAACAACGGGCCGTCGCAACAGACGCAAAGTGTTCAAAAAAACTAATCCCCGCAAGAAACCAATATCGGTGGCTGACCGTCCTCTCGGTCCTAGTCCAACATCGGCAAAGCCGCGGTACGATCAGGAACAGGTATACGCCAAAGCGTTGGAGCAATGCGCACGgatgaaaaaaaccaaaccaatcgCTCAACGGAAGATGTCCAAACGGTTCGCCAACCGGATGCAAAACACTTCCACCTCGTGCTCATCCGACAGTGACAGTGATGAAGTATTTTTTGCCCCAGTATCATCTCGCGAACGACCACCAACCAGTTCACGTGTAAAGCCTGTTCCTCAAGCATCCAACACAGCCAATGCACGGCCATCAATGGTTGTGACACCTCAAGAAACTCTTACCCCAAGCAAAACGTCTCCAACGGAACGAGAGATTGTCGAACCGTTCGAGTCGATCACGCTTACCGCTTCCAAACGACAGCGAGCTCTACCGGCGGGTCCGGTTCCTGCAGCGCCCTGTCCCTCGGAACCGGCGAAGAAACGCGTCGGCATACAATCTGACGGTTGCTACCACGAGGAAGGGTTGGTAATTTATCGACCAAAATCAATTCTGCCAGATATTCCCGCCACCGAGCGGATTAATCTGCGCATGGAACATCTCACGCTGACGGGCGTCACAAAGAAGCGCCATTTGGAGAAGTTTCAGGATTTCAACTATCGCGTCCATCCGAACTCTACCGTTTGCTTCTATCCGAGCGATTCGTCCGACAGTGCCGAGGAGCAAAATAACACGCAGGAACAAAGTGATAACTCGTACGACGATGACGATCCCATACTCACATTCCGTCCGCGCAATACCAAGCGGTTGAATGTGGTAGAGATTCCCCAACGTCGGCCTATTGCTTGATGTACATTGAGAGCGGACTTGCTCAAGTTACATTACCAACTACATTTGCTACGCAACCTTGAACAAGACTTAAGCTGCTGAATCTCTATAATCCACTTAAATCCATCGATACTTAGCggcatttgattttttttatgttcagaCAAACTCGAAAATAGTTGAGACAAATCAGCGTgtgtaattgtaatttaaaataaataaaaactttttatattacttgttttctatttatatgtatgtatatattgTGAATCTTTCGGACTTCTTCATGTGAATAATTGTCAAAAACGAACGTAAAACTAATTAAAGTCTCTTAACTGTATTCGAaggaaaaaactaaaaaaatatctggACCGGCCTGGCCAAAAATTTTTGGAACGATAATAGAGCACCAGTTACAAAGAAAAGCTCAATTTACAATCAAGCTGTACGAGGACGAAGACCTCGCATCTAACAACCAGAGCTACTAATTTCGGCGGTATTTTTGAACCGAGCTTTTGAAGATAGAGAATGAAGCACGAGTAAAACTTTTTAGTAGGAGAAGACGTCCTAACGAGGCCGTTTGCTGCATAAATTGAAACTCGATCTGTCGGAGATCGCAAGCCACTACGAGTGGAGTGAAGAATTGCCTTTATGGAATGTCCTAGAAACGGACTAATGTTCTGATTGTATCAGCACCACGTGTTAAACTAGGATcggatcaaaaacaaaaaaaaaggaggaaaagtgGTGGTGTGATGTTGATACCCAAGGACCCAGTTCACGTATTACCCGTGTCCGATTTAAAGAACTTCGAAAACAATAGATCACCGAGCCGTTATATCACTCGAGTAAATCCAGCAAAATTACCGACCATATCGGCATGTCACcatgattgattgaaaaagATACCCAAAAAACATTGATATAAACCTATCGTAGCTTTGTTGTCAGagcgttttaaaaaaaacacagtagaAAGTAGAAAACCTTTAGAAAGATTACAATCACGGTGCCTCTTCGTACAGTTGCGCCATTAAAATGTGCGCCCTAATGTTAACACTACACACTAAAATCCTCCTGCCGTTGTCCCCTAATCACCTGCTTTGTTTGCCGTGTACATATATTTATAACTTCAGGTTCAATCTACTTCCAGCTTCCGGAAACTGCCGGCCAACCCGTACGTGGAATTATCGCTTGCTCCGGTGCACCCATTCAGCGGCTGCTTTAGTGCACCGACCGAACCTTCCTTTGCTGCGTCCGAGTACATGTTCAGATTGACCGCCATCTCATCGTCCGCCAGCAGGCGGGTACGGTACGCTTCGAGTTCCTGCTTCCACAACCGAATCATCTCCGCCATCGGCATCTCCCCGCCGTACTCCTTTGGCAGCAGGCGTTTCTCCAACTCGATGTCCTTAATGTCCGTGTACAGCCGGATACGGTCGCGCAGTTTCTGCGAAATCAACGACATGCCAAAGTCGACCGCCATCTTCATTGCCGGATTAATGTTGCATCCGTACATTTCCCGATGCCGCATCGGCAGGATCTTTTCGCCATTTTTCGCAATCCTAACCGCTTCCTTGATTGTGAACAGCGTTAGATAGGGCAATCCAATACCGGTACCAACGCCAGCATGGATGAAGCCCCGTATCTGATTCTCCTCATCGGCCATTAGCGTTTCGTAACAGATGCCGTGAAGCTTCAGCATGTCTGCATTGGTGTACTCGCGCAAATCAAACACACCCGGACGGTAGAAGATCACACGGCGACCTTCACGATCGCGCTCGGGCAGTGCAAACATGTATCTGTAACGATTCGAACAAGAAGCTGCCATTCACGGTACTTCCATCCCTTCAGCAACATCCTTACCCATCATCAATTAGCTTCGCCATTTTGGGCAGCCGGCAGTCGAGCTTTTTAAACGCACCCTCGAACGCATTCTTCAGCAGCACGTACCGTTCGATGTTTTCCTGTACGACCGGAATTTGGAACTTTTTGGCGCGCAGAAACTTTAGGAAAAAGTTTGCATCTGTTGAAGGCAAACGGCGACATTAGCACACACGGCACTGAAACTTGTAATATAAGCGCGCCCCCCAAGCAACCTACCCATCCGGATCTTAACGATGCGAGGATTCTTTTCCGCCCATTCGCGCAACATCTGCAGCGCATGGTCCCGTGTGGCTTGCGTTTCACGTAGCTCCTCCTTGGCGATCAGTAGCAACTCGTCCGAAAGTTTGAAGCGATACTCGTCCGCCTTCGTGATGGCTTTCGTGTTCTTCATTCTGTGTGTGCTGTAAAGTGGGGGAGAATAATGCATTGTAATTAGTAAAATGATGTTTGAACAATATTCCAAACAAATGTTGATAACATTTAAAAGTTGCTTTAACCTATTTTAACACACCAAACACTTCAGTTCGTAACCACAAGCGCTTTGATTATGAAATGCGTCCGTTTCAGGTCAGTAGCTTACAAAACAATAGGAAGCTGCTGGCATTAAGCAGAAAGCCAATTTTAACATGACGCTTTTTGGACGTTAGAAAACAAGATCTACTTTCGatagtatttcttttttttttttggggtttgccTGTGGGCGACCTATTAGCCCGCGTATTAGCTGACACCGTTGTATAATCGTTGTTCATCGTGTCTTTTGTGCCGGTG
Proteins encoded in this window:
- the LOC125760823 gene encoding probable U3 small nucleolar RNA-associated protein 11, which codes for MSSWKKAAKSNQKVHRERAQPSARQHLGLLEKKKDYKQRARDHNEKEATLKLLRKRALNKNPDEFYHHMINSKIHRGEHREIEKGDEFTKDQIKLMQTQDLKYVTMKRTMEANKIRRLQGQLHMTDVVNETPSKHIFFVEDEQEANEFDLAKRLDTHPDLIGRRSNRPRLKDLEKLKLATVSAAKIESINHERKLSYAELMRRIDREKDLTVVQKTFEIKRILKQKRALKPKLVAKGTPHQAPQFKFKFERKR
- the LOC125760800 gene encoding DNA-binding protein Ets97D; the protein is MDPLNIKLEVPDLPLPLGDDGLMMSSADFLPTENDLFLGDDDDDVIVVHMDLRENLSTLRGLVERRIGLSLRHYEFWLQGSTMLESHKNLVDQCVQGEGLVQINVQVQPNKRRINIADVLKPTDEVLETYQREIEQAAKEAEAAAAAKRAAEEEAAAAEAIAAAEAELDKRTVADSLNGTDASSKTNQTNESHETAIAVAAIIDSVSVEEREKEREKERRNERERQANEMVGKLIPAIKEEVHGFADHSMDDCDESDGEIGDEPLAALPWVYDSAFKRDQQRLNIPDDPLEWTVAQVKHWIQWAVRTFNLNGIKLQDWSISGKELCELDSDEFKLKAPNDPGGLFWMHLELLRRHKIVAALQKPIEGEKLVEMTIRRKIPKVNIGSKNDDFSYCGNRTGNNGQIQLWQFLLEILTDREHRAIIQWMGTDGEFKLCNPELVAQLWGERKNKPTMNYEKLSRALRYYYDGDMISKVHGKRFVYKFVCDLRELLGYDASELAALVNEGSPVSTNIQYENHNYDVDFD
- the LOC125760792 gene encoding uncharacterized protein LOC125760792; protein product: MCFLYEPIVFICDTKQKNLFCVNCQPELPNVKRSYQQNVGSFRLFCVVFRELSFCKVNPSIKPCPFRYGNRVLLCRYKMSTGVKATNVGEVLPNDEDLGRRNCRWRELVQKYENSTQHQSDHSMDIDTAMVMLDQEMSDESSVSDVIEASSEEQSTEENPEEIKRQLKVAVPLRKQAWEANGLKEILDDNEFRMLSHEKVENWLRNHMHSITGHYNVHYQTEQVTTVTETQMDADADSLYSVDTAQYIRSNKQISNKLKVTTMIKQYSVTSSVRRLTSLGLIHDEQKADTEFPCLSLPLPRTLTKSDSACDVQKALPQYTYAQRWTIAADKHQRQSVEPSKEPTTGRRNRRKVFKKTNPRKKPISVADRPLGPSPTSAKPRYDQEQVYAKALEQCARMKKTKPIAQRKMSKRFANRMQNTSTSCSSDSDSDEVFFAPVSSRERPPTSSRVKPVPQASNTANARPSMVVTPQETLTPSKTSPTEREIVEPFESITLTASKRQRALPAGPVPAAPCPSEPAKKRVGIQSDGCYHEEGLVIYRPKSILPDIPATERINLRMEHLTLTGVTKKRHLEKFQDFNYRVHPNSTVCFYPSDSSDSAEEQNNTQEQSDNSYDDDDPILTFRPRNTKRLNVVEIPQRRPIA
- the LOC125760817 gene encoding alpha-tocopherol transfer protein-like; protein product: MKNTKAITKADEYRFKLSDELLLIAKEELRETQATRDHALQMLREWAEKNPRIVKIRMDANFFLKFLRAKKFQIPVVQENIERYVLLKNAFEGAFKKLDCRLPKMAKLIDDGYMFALPERDREGRRVIFYRPGVFDLREYTNADMLKLHGICYETLMADEENQIRGFIHAGVGTGIGLPYLTLFTIKEAVRIAKNGEKILPMRHREMYGCNINPAMKMAVDFGMSLISQKLRDRIRLYTDIKDIELEKRLLPKEYGGEMPMAEMIRLWKQELEAYRTRLLADDEMAVNLNMYSDAAKEGSVGALKQPLNGCTGASDNSTYGLAGSFRKLEVD